In Deinococcus humi, the genomic window CCGCAGGAAGTAGTTGACGGGTGGCTGCACCCATCCGGCCACTGCCGGAACATCATGGGCGATTTCAGCCTGATCGGCCTGAGCGCCGTGGGCGGCGGCGAGGGTCCATATTGGACGCAGGTGTTCGCACTGCCTTAACGGGCGCATCTGTCACAGCGTGACTCACCCCACAGGCGGGCACAATCCACGCCGCCCCAGCCTCAACGCAAGGGACGTTCGCGCAACGCCCCGGCATGAGACAGGACACACGGCCCTCTTCGCGGTCCGTCTGCATTTCATAAATGCTGGAAGGTCGGCGCGCTGGGCATGCATCCTATCTTCTTTGCAATGTGCGGCTGGACTCAGGAGCCGCAGGAGGTGTCATCCATGACTTCCCGTTCACCACTTCGCTGGCTGGCCTTGCCTGCGGTGGCCCTGGTCGCCTACCTCCTGCGGGGGCCTTCAGACCCGCTGCGCCCCTCCGGGCCGGAAGATGGGGTCGGTCCCATGACCCGCCGCCGATACTGGGTGGAAGTCGAGGCCGCTCACCGCAGTCCCGAGGAGGTCGCAACCCACTGGCGTGACCACCTGCCGGACCATGCGCCGAAGTGGCTTGCCTGGTTCCGGGGTTTGGATCACCCGATCCCTCCAGTGCGCCTTGGCGACCGCCTTCAGATCCAGATGCTGCTGATCCGCCGTGGGCGAGTCGTCGTCGAGCACGTCGACCCCCTGGGCTTCCGCGTTCGAACGCTCCGCCTGCACCCGGACGCGGGCACCTCCGACTTCCGGGTTTATCCGAACGACCAGGCGGGTAGGATGGTGTTGCAGATCGAATCACTGCTCAGAACCAATTCGCACTTTGACCGACTGGCCTACATCTTCGGTGTTCATGCAGCGCAGCGCCGCAACTGGGAACTCACGCTCACCAGCGTGGCGAGGTATGCCGGCGGACGCCTTGTCAACCGGGGGCACGAGTCCCTGGAAATGCCTCAGTTGGCACACTCATACAACCTTCCTGCAGTGCCCGAGACTCCGGTTGGGACTACGGGCGAAGCCGGCGAGCATCGCTGAGCACCGGATTCTGGCAACTTAACATTGAGCAGGCTGGATCTACGCAGTGGCGGTCTGAAGTTCAGACCGCCACTGCAACAGCTCCATGTCTTTAAGCGAAGCAAGGGCTTGAATGGCCGCCCATCGCTCTAGAGCTTGTCCTTGTAATCTTCAGCGAGGAGCGGTGCGAACGGGAAATTCCCTGTCATAGGGCTACGTGACCGACGATCACGCGCGCTGATGCGACAGTTTTTTGACATAGCGCTCGCTCAAGGTAAACCGGTGGGACAGCCATAAGGCGGGCCCAATGATGCTCATGGGAGAACAGTGTCGGCGGGGCTGGCTGTCAGTCACGGAAGATCAGCCGACTGCAGTCTGGTTGCCAGAACCTATCGGATTGAGTTTGAACCGTTCAGGGAAGGGGGCTGGGCGTAACCCCTCCGCAGGGAACCACTCAATCTCCAACCGCAGACCACCCACATCTATCGGACCACATCTTGACCCGCGCCAAGGGGAGCCCCGAGCTTGGGAACCGATCTACTGGTTGTAGTTGAACGTTGAGGTACAGCCGCCGTCCACGGTCACAATCGATCCGGTCATGAAAGAACTCGACTCAGAGGCCAGGAACGCCACCACACGGGCCACCTCGTCCACGTGGGCCTGACGGCCCAAAGGCTGGCGGGCAGCATTGCCCTCACGCCGTTCGAGTGCCGCCGCAGCCTGTGGGGGAACCATCCGGCTTCGCTGGCCCCCCATGTCGGTGTCCACGTAGC contains:
- a CDS encoding CAP domain-containing protein, whose product is MPSGDYFDHISALDGSTPHQRVKAAGAQPGAVAENIACGQESPQEVVDGWLHPSGHCRNIMGDFSLIGLSAVGGGEGPYWTQVFALP
- a CDS encoding DUF1990 family protein gives rise to the protein MTSRSPLRWLALPAVALVAYLLRGPSDPLRPSGPEDGVGPMTRRRYWVEVEAAHRSPEEVATHWRDHLPDHAPKWLAWFRGLDHPIPPVRLGDRLQIQMLLIRRGRVVVEHVDPLGFRVRTLRLHPDAGTSDFRVYPNDQAGRMVLQIESLLRTNSHFDRLAYIFGVHAAQRRNWELTLTSVARYAGGRLVNRGHESLEMPQLAHSYNLPAVPETPVGTTGEAGEHR